The following are encoded together in the Oreochromis aureus strain Israel breed Guangdong linkage group 18, ZZ_aureus, whole genome shotgun sequence genome:
- the si:rp71-39b20.4 gene encoding potassium voltage-gated channel subfamily V member 2 encodes MEKWKILKKRRSSLFASVKRDASFTHSIEEEESEFPFSQDSSVKPWTSMDNLDTPGDRKEVKKDEKKDAPNPWQSNIVNLNVGGKVFHIPKHLVLRYPKTRIGVLALCNDPVKRLTLCDDYNVQSNEFFFDRDPMFFHYIFHFYCSNVLWVMDSLCPVNFEEEISFWGLKLKDTPRCCRILFEEKLDDIREHLKVNQELIDEIKPHHDDEGYKTMFLGDFRKALWDLMENPYSSLSAKAFAVFSSLFVLISIVAMTLNTVQELRQYKLAGKTYMEWVEVSSILFFTLEYFLRLLTTSNIKHFVKSALNFVDLVAVMPYFLQIIFETFVLDSEDISAQEDLKAMSRVSKVSKVLKVVKLMRIFRILKLARHSTGMRAFGFTIRQCSEQVCCLFLFIAMGIFTFSALMHSVEVDQPGTPFSSIPDAWWWAAVSISTVGYGDVVPISYLGRCVAFGCISFGIILNGMPISILFNKFSDYYAKLKEQEFNFSNTVRTFQLKKRLRRKFDSCFEPQPEDSDDEIHYRPSGRQFTHEIEE; translated from the exons ATGGAGAAGTGGAAAATTCTAAAAAAACGTCGCTCCAGTCTTTTTGCATCTGTAAAACGCGATGCGAGTTTCACGCACAGCATCGAAGAGGAGGAGAGTGAATTCCCCTTTTCACAGGACAGCTCAGTAAAACCATGGACATCTATGGACAACCTTGACACTCCTGGtgacagaaaagaggtgaaaaaagaTGAGAAGAAGGATGCACCAAACCCCTGGCAATCAAACATTGTCAACCTAAATGTGGGCGGAAAGGTGTTTCACATCCCTAAACACTTGGTCCTCCGATACCCAAAGACCAGGATCGGAGTCCTTGCTCTGTGCAATGATCCAGTTAAGCGTCTGACGCTCTGTGACGATTATAATGTTCAGAGCAACGAGTTCTTCTTTGACAGGGACCCCATGTTTTTCCATtacatatttcacttttactgcaGTAATGTTCTGTGGGTGATGGATAGCCTGTGTCCTGTCAACTTTGAGGAAGAGATCTCATTCTGGGGGCTCAAACTGAAGGATACTCCAAG GTGCTGCCGCATTCTGTTTGAGGAGAAATTGGACGACATCAGAGAACACCTGAAGGTTAACCAGGAGCTCATTGATGAGATTAAACCTCACCATGATGACGAGGGCTACAAGACCATGTTTCTTGGAGACTTTCGTAAAGCACTTTGGGACTTGATGGAGAATCCTTACTCCTCACTGTCAGCCAaagcctttgcagtgttttcCAGTCTCTTTGTGCTTATCTCTATCGTTGCCATGACTCTGAATACAGTCCAAGAACTTAGGCAGTACAAACTTGCAGGCAAAACCTAcatggagtgggtggaggtTAGTTCTATCCTTTTCTTCACGTTGGAGTACTTTCTGCGACTACTCACCACATCAAACATCAAGCATTTTGTGAAGAGCGCCCTCAACTTTGTCGATTTGGTAGCCGTCATGCCCTACTTCCTCCAGATCATTTTTGAGACTTTTGTGTTAGACTCTGAAGACATCAGTGCTCAGGAGGATTTGAAGGCCATGTCGAGAGTCAGCAAAGTCAGCAAGGTGCTCAAAGTGGTCAAGCTCATGCGCATCTTCCGTATCTTGAAGCTTGCCCGTCACTCCACCGGCATGAGGGCCTTTGGCTTCACCATCCGCCAGTGCTCTGAGCAG GTGTGCTGTCTGTTTCTCTTCATCGCCATGGGCATCTTCACCTTCTCTGCTCTGATGCATtctgtggaggtggatcagccCGGGACACCTTTCAGCAGCATACCAGATGCCTGGTGGTGGGCTGCG GTCAGCATCTCTACTGTGGGCTATGGAGATGTTGTCCCCATCTCCTACCTCGGCCGCTGTGTGGCATTCGGCTGTATCTCCTTTGGCATCATCCTTAACGGCATGCCCATCTCCATTCTGTTCAACAAGTTCTCCGACTACTATGCCAAACTGAAGGAGCAGGAATTCAACTTTTCCAACACAGTGCGCACCTTCCAGCTCAAAAAACGTCTCAGGCGTAAGTTTGACAGCTGCTTCGAACCCCAGCCGGAGGACTCGGATGATGAGATACACTATCGGCCCAGCGGCAGGCAATTTACCCACGAGATCGAGGAATAG